AACAAAACCAAGACATATATATCTTCAACAAGAACACAAACtataaaatgaagagaaaaaaatggagttGTGTTGTACATCAAGAGtaaaatctttgtttttgtttttttttttttacataacaTACCATATGAATCTGTAACTGAGGTTTGAAGGTGGAATTTTCTGGCAAAAATATGAACTCTTATTCTCTCGTGGCCATAAACaagaaatcaataacaatGTAAGCTCGTAACTAAAATTTAACCATATCAAAATTCATAGATTTAAGGATCTAGTAGTTGTGGACAAaggttaaattatagaaaatgatGATTCCCTACACAAATTGCATCTGTGACTTTGACAAATAACAAGAAATGTCAACCAACCTGCAAGATAATGAAGCATCAAACCTTTAGGAATAATTCTTTTACCAGTAACATGAGAAAAGTCAGAACAAAAAATTCCTTTGTTCGCTTCTTGAAAGTGATTTAGTCCCGTTTGTTAAccatttagttatttattttttcagtttttaaaagttaaaagccTACAAACATCGCTTCCAACTCTAaactttttgaattattatctACATTTTACTAATGTTTTAAAGACCCAATCAACTTTTgagaactaaaaaataatagcttttaaaaacttgtttttatttttggaacttGGAAAAGAACTCAGCTCTTttttactaaagaaaaatgaacattgtaaaaaattaagaggAAACAAGCTTAATGttcaaaaactattattaaacAGACCCTCAACAATTCAGGTGAATAACGATCtaggaaaaattaaagaatgactGTCCAGTGATTGAGGTGTTCATTTGATTACAATTTTAGTTCATGGTTTAGAGCATGGAAATTACCTTAGTCACATCAACTCAAGCTTTATATTCTTCTACTCGCATCCATTTAGTAGCAGACCATTTGTTCCCCTTGATAACAGGACAGCCACCTATAAATGAACACCAGAAAAAATGTCATCTCTTTATCAAGAAAATCAATCACTTTCTGCATATAGGAGATGCAAAAGAAATTGCATCGACAGATATGAATGTGCATCACTGAAACCTATATATCATGCTCAGTAAAATGAATGGTAAGTTTATAAGTTGAGAGTATCCAATCTAACCATGCAAACTTGATGGATCTAGGGAAGCATCAGGCTTCATGCTCCAGAAAAGCAATGCATCGCCCCTCTTTGGTTTAACTGAAAGTCCTTTCTTCCCACAATCTGAAAGCTCATTCCACCAAGGTACAGAACTAAAGTTTCCTTTGGCAGCAGGGAACACTGTCTCACCTCCTTCTTCGACATCTGAGCTGAATTATGATAgaagatatataaaatgatGAGATAACCATGCAAAATGTAGTAGCGCTTGTTCTGAGTTCATATTGATTACTACTTACAGGTACATAAGCACCGTTGCTATACGTTGACCTCCATTCTTTGTATTGTACTCATCAAGGAAGTAATCAAAATGAGGTTCATATTTTTGTCCTACTTCGTAATGAAGAACCTGAAGTCCTTCTCCGTGCTCTGCATATTATGTGTGCACTTGAgtaacaaaatatgaaaaagaaggtGTCTAATAAGTTTGATCTAatgcaaaatttcaaagataagataacaaaaactacatataataacaaatattgaagCAGCTTATCAGGTGAATCCAATTATCTTTCATTCTTACAAGCGACAGTGGGTGCGTAATAAGCTCATAGGATAACAATTGGAGTTGATATTCATTATTGATCATTTCAGCCATAGTTATAAGATCTTCCTTGGCACGTGAAACTTAGCACAATAATTCTGCCTATTTGAATGATCTCGAGCATGATTGtaataatcttttttctaacaatATAAAAGTCATGATTGGCAATGCTAGGTAAGAGGGGAAATTTATAACACAATGATGAGTGCAGTtggatttaaattaaagattacaaagttcaattttaaccatgcataatcaaattataatgcTTGATGTAGTGGGAAGAAACCGGGAAGAAGGAAAGAGGCTAAAAAATGTACCTACGGGTATGAAGGAGAAATCAGAAAGCCTTTTCTCTATAGTTCTAACAGTCTTATCACGCCCTCTCGGCAAAAACGTTCCAGAGCTAGTGCGAACTCTGTGAAAAATAGGTCAGGGAGGCTTCTACATTGTAGATCCAGCAATACTAACAAAAAGGAAttatgaagaaatgaatagCACACCTGCTATCTTTACTCTGTCCAGTTTCACTGTCAACAACTGTAGACTTTTGCATATGAGGCTTGGCAAGGCTGATTAGGTATTCACATTCCTCCTTCGTCTAAGCAATTAAAAAGTAAACCAGTTCAGTATTTTCCTACTCCAAGATTAATCGACGAGCCTCAGCCTAAGTCAACTCAAAACTCCAACACGATCTAAAGACATATAAAAATGGGAATTATCCTTAACCCCTTTCATCATAATAACAAAGAAGCACACTGACTTCTTAGAGGAACATAAACATGATCAACCTAAGTGATGAGCAGCCCCTAAAgacttcatttaaaaaatgcgCTCCCAAAGACACATTCAACACGTAAGAGCATAAACAAACcaagtttaaaaaattccACGCAAAAGttgcatatatatttataaaacacaAATCTCTCACATTACAGATCGGGAAGAAGAGAATACCAGAAAGTTGTGATAAACGAAAGCTCTAGGTTCCCATGAGATCACTTCAACCCACTGCTCGCCTTTCTCCTCGTCGACGctgaaatgaaaagtaaaaaaacaaacaaacaaacaaaacccttataatcaataaaaaaaaaaaaacaccctaaacCGAACAAGAAATTGAAAGCAAGACCCAGAAGATCACATACTCATCAGAAGTTTTGCGCACAATCGAGCTGAGATCGTGAACCTTGGTTGAACCGCCGGAATTCCCAGGGATCGAGAGGATTCCAAGGGCGAGAAGAATGAGAATGACGAAAGTGAACATAATGAGCAAGGTAAAGACGAGagtagaggaagaagaggactTGCGAGTAGGGAATCGAGATTGTCTGTGTTTCGCCATggaaacagaaacagaaacCCTTTAGGGGGGAAGATCTGGAATTGAAGATGGGGATTTGGATGAGAGTAgtggattgaaaattttggtctTCGTCTCCAAAGTCCAAAGCCTCTAATTCTCTAATTCTCAAAGTCtcaaattctctctctctcaacttCTGTGTAATGGTAAACTCGAAGAACTTTGACACCGTAATTAAAGATTGATTTTGGGTTCTGCCTCTCCTTTCCACCAATCTCacaaacttctttttcttttatttttctctctcgcTTCCCGGcggctttttttcttttctatttttcaataattaaattaaattcaatccTTTTTCTTCGGTTAAAATactatattttagtttatgtacacattattttaaattaaaattatatttaaattgtttcttcttatattttaaaatccaaCAATATAATTTGTATTAGATACAACGTATTTACTGTATAAcataatattttcatcttttttttgtttttttttttaaattattgctatatacttaattataacTCAAAAATAGGATTACtatccaaaatataaaaatattgtttttacaaatctttgatgattttgtgtttttaaaattgcaatCTAGGTAGGGAATAAATGAGAATAGGTATTTAAGTACGTTGATATGGagagtttgtttgtttatttgggAAAATTAATTGCATGTATCCAAATAGAAATTgtataaatgaagaaataaataaatatatatgtatattaatacttttatttgattggggaaattttcaagtttttttttcctttttattttaaatttaatattccaTGTAGATTGTTACGTTCAAAGTTCCAAATTTGGCTATAGATTTTAGGGTAAATTTGGAATTGAGTTAAAGTATAGGGAGAGCTTCAAATATTCTAATATATCAAAGTATTGATCATactaaaacttttattttgctttaagAATATGTAATGTACTAGCATATTGATGTGAAAacatacattaaaaaaatgtacttTGTCTAGGCATTACACTCTCTTTCTCCATCCCCATATTActatctattattattaaattacaagCTTGTTAtggataaatttataattttatgtatatgggatttgtaatttgtaatctCTAGTAAGTATAAATCAGTTCTACCAAATCACAGtagctaaattttaaatttattttgagtgGATTAACATAGAATTTGACGGAACAACGTTGATAAACACCAACAAAAATCTATAAGCGtctattttgaataaaatcagaaatattgatatattttttaaatattcaagcaattttatcaattaCGATGATTTTTCTTATGATTGTTCGAACTTTTCACTCAATATATCATCAAGAGATGTTTATTGTatcattcatattttgaaactactaaaataaaataaaaacaagtagTTTAATGTGcaacaaaaatagcaaataatAAGTGGATAttagtatttgaaaaaattatatcaaaatgacagaaaatatttaaaaaaaaaaaaacaactgatagcatcaatttttttatatatattacttaattatgaaatttaaaaaatggtgtgATAAGTCTGCAGGAATTTGGGTTAGGCAAGATTTGGTTTCCACCTAATAAAATTGGAGAATTGGCAAATTTGTCTTTTTACACTTTTATGATACCATATTAATGACAGTAACATGGAAGCCTCacctaaacaaattaatttttaaaaatatgatctGACTTTCGATCTCATCAATAACTCcatttattagtttaattaatttattaattatacatatatattaaaacaaaaaacaaaaattacatttagtgttattatttttattacattttaaaatacactttgATTCCAAagtagtttatttatttatttattatttgaaaataatacatatttggtaaaattatattttatattttaaagtaagaaattttatttaaaaacaacaaaactaaatCTCAGCAAATTCCATACAATTACAAGGCCCATTTGTGGGCTGGGCGAAAGTATGCAGGCCCAATACTCCCCGACCAAAAACTTTGGGCCTCAGTTGAAAATGCCCGAAGTACTCAGcttttaaagttttcaatCTTAGCAGTAATACATTAACGATTTTCATTTACATCCTtccaaaaaattgaaagttttgattaaaattttgttataaatgtTCATCATTTACATAtctccaaatattttttaagtttggtCATgggtatttttaaatataacaaaatcaatcacaattcttaaatataataaaatcgaTATCAATGGCTgttagttttataaataattttaatagttaTAACATCTGAGAAcacacaataaaatatataataaaattcattttctcctttctcttttcccttGTTTGTCTTGTTCATTTGAATTCAACAAGAACAAAAAGTTGAGTcaacaaattgaaattgtattcgtccaattttgattttatttaattaaatatgataacAATACAACTGTAAAACGATGGTCTTTccaatacaatatatatatatatataacaattcactcgaaaatgagagagaattAAAGTTacaaatagaaacaaattataaaaaaaaaaaaacattttctccGAAAATTTAATGactaaagaaaatagaaaaaaaaaaaaagagttagactttattttgtaaatgagTTCGAAAATCACGTCGTTagaacttttcaaatttatttgacaaattttaaaatgttgaaaataaattaattttctttcatgcCAAAACAAGTTTATAATCCTTTTAATTCTCTAAACTTTCCTTCGACCTCAAGGAAAAGCATATCATCTCATAAAGTAATATccatcttttatttatttataatttctcttaaaaaaaaacagtctACAAAATTTccattgtttaattttcttcaacattaattttttgttctcctatttttcatactttaataaatataaaagagaacaaaaaagttttagaaaagctaaagctttaaaaataaagaaaacagtATCATGTAACTTTTTGTTTggattataaaatttagggACAATAAAGATGGTTTTAGaatcaatcaattaaagaagaaataatctattattattacatttgtgtctatttaatacttttttggGGATGTGttattattgtgtttttaTCTAAAAACTATATCacttttctaaaagaaaaataaagagagaagtaacaatgttttgttttgttttttaactttctaaCTGAACCATAATTCTAATTAACAATTACTAATTACTATGTCAAGCATTGGTGATTTGATTCCTCTTGTCCTAAAAAGTTATGCATGTccatttaatttcatattttaatgcatctatttgtttatagattataatatcattttcatcattaataTCTTAAACAAAACTAGTTTAtgtttagtttatatattctAATAGTTAAATTCTAATCTATATATCTTCGATAATTGTGAAACTAATCGTCAATAATATATGGTTAATTGTtcagttttaatttatacattttcgataagtcttaactagttttgttttcttaatgtAGTATGTTGATTCTTGTACTTTAAAACTTGTTCCACTTTTATCAactcaattttagtttatatatttttaaaaaatcttaaaatttgttgtagtttttcttttggaaacttttaaaaatagttgattttacaaaatatttacaacctatagcaaatttaatcgctgatagttattgatatgctatagtgataaaatctaaaattttggtataatttgtaaatattttaatttatttcgttgttttaaaacatatatatatatattttttatgatgaaGTATGATATCTGCATTACAtatcattgtatttgtattacATGAAAATTGTTATGATCCCTTTAATCAATTTCGGTAAAAAACTAACTTTAATAAGGTAAAGTGAAGATTTATCGAAATTATGAAgtatagagattaaaattaaacaaactttaaagtatgaagattattattattttcttaaatggcaaatatatatatactttaaataaaataaattgaagagaGATTTGGTTGACGTGAAACGCATGTGATGAATAGAGAATTTGATGGGTGAATCTTTCTGATTCTATATGCATCGATGTGATGGCCAAAGAGACAACTTAATTTCTATAGAAAATGCAAAATCACTTTATATAATAATCACATATTCAATAATGCGCACAGATTTGATTCCCTTACATTATATATGATTATGGATAACCTCAATCAACCATTTTTCAATCACATTTAAAgagtatgaaattttgtttgtgaGAATCAAGTAGAGTTTTATGAAACAATTACCCAtactttatcaaaataattgaacaagtttgtgtattttatcatttgttcAATAggataaatatttggtttatatttgacaaatttgtataaaaataaagtaagaaatagataaaaataatggaaaagtATTAGCAAAGCAAGTATAATTGGACAACGTATGAAGGTACGTGTTTCAAATTactagtgaagaaaaaaacaatgaaagaaaTGTGGTGGTGGGGATTAACGGGGGAGAGAAGCAAAGTAAAGGAATGGGATGGCAAAAAGAAGTTGAATTGggggaaaagaaataatagaaaaatttgaaaaatgaccaTCAAAAGAACACACACAAATTATGAAGAAAGGAACGAATAATGGGTTTGATTTGGAAAACAAAAGATctggaaattttgaaaaaactggGGAAGTTGTTGGGAATGAAGTGTAtgaattgaaaggaaaattgGGGtttaaacaacttttattttggtaccacataaaaggaaagagaatttgaacttttgacAGCACAAAACACGAAAGAAAATGTTGAGAAGGTGTATTTGTTGTGAGAAAGGAATGTAGAacacttttgttttaattatttagttcaTCCAAGTAATGATTAAATTCAACCGTGGCTACAAATGAACATTTGAAAGTAGTTCAagctcaaattaaaataattggaaGATTATGGAtactaaaatagaaatttaatgaaagaaaaagaagaagtcgTTTCACACAAAGTAGAAGACGTTTCTTTCAATAGAAACGTTGAAACAAGAACGATCTACCCGTAGACCGTAGATtgatacttttcttcccattgaAACGTTAATCATTTGAAAGAAacctccattttttttagtggGAATGTTCATGTTTGAGCTGTAAACGatatttttacatatatataaaaccaCCGTAGCTTAGCTACTGAaaatgatcaatttttttgaCGAAGTTCCACTAATCCCAATGCCCCACGTTGTGCTGCCTTCAAAAGCAATCGATCAACAAACTCCCATATTGTCAAGGTAATTAGAAAAATCTTGCTGCCGCTTCATCTACCCATACCCATCTTATCTTCTTGCTTCCGGCTTTATTACAGTGAGAGTGAGCGGTAAAAAGGGGGAACAGAGATGGCGACGGGCAGCTACTATGGTGGgtttgattaagaaatttcAACACACTTGTGCGTTCGTTAATTTGGTGCTTACCCAGTTGATTTTGCatcagttttttttcttacatgGAGGGTTTAGAATGGTAACGATTCACTTATGAACTTCAATTCTGCAACTGTCTCCCTGTCCCACGTTAATGAAAGCAATCgccattattttttctttttaaatctgggatttttttaaaaaattttttAGTGGAGGTAGTTGAACCGGCACGGAGTTGAAGCTCTCTGTATGAAGGAAGAATTTCTGAGTGGATTTAGCGATTATAGTTCCTTGTTTTTGGtaagatttttatatttagtcgAAACCCATTTGGATTGTTTACTGTTTGCTTTGTTTCTTGCGaatgtttttcttgttttgtggcgttttcttcttcttcttcttctttgtttaaaCTACTGGACTTGCGGTGGGTTTTGTAGCTTCAGTTTTCATGGCGGAAAGTTTAGAAGAGGTCTACCTCCATGGCGATCTCGACCTTAAAATCATTGCCGCCGTTCATTTGCCTAACATGGACATTGTATCTGAGCATCTTCGTCGTTGCTTCACAGCCTGTGGTACTGTTAACTACTCTGCCATTAAATCCGTCGCCACCAAGTCCCGTTCTGCTGACGGTGAGGAGAAAGCCCACCACAGCCGTGGAAAAATTATCACCAGTGATCCATATGTTACCGTCCGGGTTCCTCAAGCCACCGTCGCTCGGACTCGGGTCATAAAAAATTCCCAGAATCCCCATTGGAACGAGCATTTCATTATCCCTCTTGCACAGAAGATGGCCGAGTTGGAATTTCAGGTGAAAGACGATGATGTCTTTGGGGCTGAAGTTATGGGGACGGTCAAAATCCCTGCTCAGGACATTGCTTCCGGTAAGATAATTAGTGGGTGGTATACGGTGATTGGCTCAAATGGCAAGCCACCGAAGCCCGACACTGCACTTCGAATCGAAATGAAGTTCACCTCAGTTGAAGAAAATCCGATATATCGACATGGCATTGCTGGAGATCCCGAGCATAGGGGCGTGCAGCACACTTATTTTCCTGTCAGGAAAGGGAGCTCCATGAGATTGTACCAAGATGCTCATGTGCCTGATGGGCTACTGCCGCAGATTGAATTGGATGAAGGGAATGTTTATAGACAAGAGAAATGTTGGGAGGATATCTGCTATGCTATATCAGAGGCTCATCATATGATTTATATCGTCGGTTGGTCCGTTTTTCATAAGGTGAAGCTGGTTAGAGAGCCAACCAGGCCGTTACCACGAGGTGGAGACTTGACTCTTGGTGAACTCCTGAAATACAAATCAGAAGAGGGTGTCAGAGTTCTGATGATGATTTGGGATGACAAGACTTCTCACGATAAGTTCTTCATCAACACGGTGAGATTTATGTACAACATATAGTTAAACGAATTCTAGTGAGGCTAGAGATATAATGATATTGCAGGAACTGCTTTGTAACTCTTTGTTATAAAAAAGACAATGTATAATTGGTCTAAAATGTAATCATCATCTGTTGCAGGAAGGATTGATGCAGACACATGACGAGGAAACCagaaaattttttaaacattcttCTGTGATCTGTGTGCTCTCACCTCGCTATCCGAGCGGCAAGCTAAGCTATGTGAAACAAAAGGTATTGGTGTGAGATGAGACATGAGGAGGCTATGAATTATGTTTATCTCTTAGTTAGAAACTTATGGCTGATGTCATTGcgattattcattttttttttttttgccttttctttctaaaaaatgtcATGGGGTATTTGAGGCTATTGACTGGTTATTTTGGAGAGTCAAGTATTGCATAGAATGACTTGCTTTATGATGGACTATTTTATGATAGGAAGTTGTTAATGTAATGTTCTTGTCCAGGTTGTAGGAACTGTCTTCACACACCATCAAAAGTGTGTCCTTGTTGATACACAGGGATATGGTAATAATAGAAAGATAACTGCTTTTCTTGGAGGTCTTGATCTCTGCGATGGTCGTTATGATACACCTGAGCATCGATTGTTTCATGACCTTGACACAGTATTTAAGGATGATTTTCATAATCCTACAATTCCGGTGAGTAAACTTAAACAACAACTTTACTTTGATGAAGCAGTTAGAATTACTGAGTAATTTTTCTCCTTCAAACTTAATCACGTTTTCTCCATCTGGGTTGTTAAGAACTTGAGACaattgtctttgtttttggatgGAAAATACTAGCCTGGAGCCAAAGCACCAAGGCAACCATGGCATGATTTGCACTGTAGGCTTGATGGGCCAGCTGCTTATGACTTGCTTATAAACTTTGAGCAACGTTGGAACAGAGCTACAAGATGGACAGAGTTTGGACTACGGTGCAGGAGAATTACTCACTGGCATGATGCTTTAATAAAGATAGAGCGTATTTCGTGGATACTAAGCCCTCAAGTAATTCTCTTAGAAGACGGTTCGATAAAAGTTCCAGAAGATGACCCAAAAGTATATGTTTCAAAGGAAGAAGATCCTGAAAATTGGCATGTTCAGGTTGGAATTTTTACAATGCCTTGTTATAGGTTCTTTTATTGTGGTTGAAATcaatatgtttgttttctttacaCTAGTTACCGTTGTTGTTCTGGCTTCATTTCTTTGTTAAatccttccttttctttcatttcctaGATATTTCGATCCATTGACTCTGGTTCAGTTAAAGGATTTCCAAAAGATGTCCATCTCGCCGAGTCACTGGTACAGTTTTTTCTCTCCCCATTTTAGATAGCAGATAGTTTTGGATCAAAATTGATGCTAATATGTTATGTGCTTGTGGCTGCAGAACCTTGTTTGTGCTAAAAACCTGGCTATTGAGAAAAGCATTGAAATGGCATATATCCAAGCTATCAGATCGGCGCagcattttatttatatcgAAAATCAGTACTTTATTGGATCATCATATGGATGGCCAGGATATAAAAATGCCGGTTAGTTTCTTCCAAGTTCTGTTGCTTCTACTTTTGGGAGTATGATCTTATTTGTGGAATATGATATTATATGGGTTTGAACCTATAATATTCTATTGAAACGCAAAATAGTAAGTGGCGTTTATTCATTTAGTATGTCAACATTACATGCCTGGTTTTCTCATCTTCGCGTGCtgataattcttttttccaagAAAAGATACATGTTTATCTTATCCCTGATTCTCTGATACTGCTAACTGTCGTGTCTTATTGACTTAAATTCAATgaccaaaatataaatctGCCCAACTTTGCCCATTTACCTTTGCTGTCACATGCAAACTCATGGAGTTATATATCCACGACTCTATATTCATATTACGTATCTCTTGGTATATGACATGAGCAGGGGCTGATAATCTCATTCCCATGGAGTTGGCTCTTAAGATTGCGAGCAAAATAAGAGCCAAGGAAAGATTTGTTGTATATATCGTCATACCAATGTGGCCTGAGGGAGATCCAAACAGCGGTCCTATGCAAGAGATCCTTTATTGGCAGGTAAATGGCTATATGAAAAAGAATCTAGATAGtgagaaatattttgaaatgttgataaaaaaaaatgggtttCTGCAGTAACCATCTCCGAATGCAACGGACTAGTAAGCTGGCTAAGAACCATTAGAATTGGGTTACAGGAGTTTTGGGTTTAAAAGTTTACATGGCAATGTgaatatttgataataataaaccaTCCCTAGAATGTTTGGAACGTAATAAATGTTGAATGATATAGGCttggattcatattaactGTCAGTTATTGAAAACTTAGTGAGTATCATCAGACGAGCTTTATAAGTGTGAGTTTATGACCATAGGTTATGTAGAGATTAACAAACACGTATTGTAGGATTGGTAAATTATGTACTAAATGTAGGCTTAGCCTTTTAATTTTAGGGAGCATGGACCTAATTCATGAGTCGAACAACCTGTAATATTGATggaatattttatattatacttGATTATTGCAGGGACAAACAATGCAAATGATGTATGACATTGTTGCAAGTGAATTGAAGTCATCAGGGCAACCAGATTTGCACCCTCAAGACTTCCTAAATTTTTACTGCCTTGGAAAACGGGAGGAAATTCCTGAGAATGGGCCAACCACTGATGATCCAACGgtaatttctcaaaatagaTATCTGTGTTTACGAAAATTTATGTGgtttaatgttgagttttaCCCCTTCCTCCCAACTATTAGCCATTTCTGATAATTGGTACAGGAGTTGGTTCTCATCTGGTTGTGACTGCAAGTTTCACATTGATC
This DNA window, taken from Cucumis sativus cultivar 9930 chromosome 6, Cucumber_9930_V3, whole genome shotgun sequence, encodes the following:
- the LOC101217251 gene encoding phospholipase D delta; translation: MAESLEEVYLHGDLDLKIIAAVHLPNMDIVSEHLRRCFTACGTVNYSAIKSVATKSRSADGEEKAHHSRGKIITSDPYVTVRVPQATVARTRVIKNSQNPHWNEHFIIPLAQKMAELEFQVKDDDVFGAEVMGTVKIPAQDIASGKIISGWYTVIGSNGKPPKPDTALRIEMKFTSVEENPIYRHGIAGDPEHRGVQHTYFPVRKGSSMRLYQDAHVPDGLLPQIELDEGNVYRQEKCWEDICYAISEAHHMIYIVGWSVFHKVKLVREPTRPLPRGGDLTLGELLKYKSEEGVRVLMMIWDDKTSHDKFFINTEGLMQTHDEETRKFFKHSSVICVLSPRYPSGKLSYVKQKVVGTVFTHHQKCVLVDTQGYGNNRKITAFLGGLDLCDGRYDTPEHRLFHDLDTVFKDDFHNPTIPPGAKAPRQPWHDLHCRLDGPAAYDLLINFEQRWNRATRWTEFGLRCRRITHWHDALIKIERISWILSPQVILLEDGSIKVPEDDPKVYVSKEEDPENWHVQIFRSIDSGSVKGFPKDVHLAESLNLVCAKNLAIEKSIEMAYIQAIRSAQHFIYIENQYFIGSSYGWPGYKNAGADNLIPMELALKIASKIRAKERFVVYIVIPMWPEGDPNSGPMQEILYWQGQTMQMMYDIVASELKSSGQPDLHPQDFLNFYCLGKREEIPENGPTTDDPTACNSLKNRRFMIYVHAKGMIVDDEYVIIGSANINQRSMAGTKDTEIATGAYQPHHTWVKKKKHPHGQIYGYRMSLWSEHLGMLNPCFEEPENLDCVRKINGIAEDNWNRFADNEFRTLQGHLLRYPVLVDNDGKINPLPGHENFPDVGGKIIGSHSAAIPDVLTT
- the LOC101217481 gene encoding probable prolyl 4-hydroxylase 10, translated to MAKHRQSRFPTRKSSSSSTLVFTLLIMFTFVILILLALGILSIPGNSGGSTKVHDLSSIVRKTSDDVDEEKGEQWVEVISWEPRAFVYHNFLTKEECEYLISLAKPHMQKSTVVDSETGQSKDSRVRTSSGTFLPRGRDKTVRTIEKRLSDFSFIPVEHGEGLQVLHYEVGQKYEPHFDYFLDEYNTKNGGQRIATVLMYLSDVEEGGETVFPAAKGNFSSVPWWNELSDCGKKGLSVKPKRGDALLFWSMKPDASLDPSSLHGGCPVIKGNKWSATKWMRVEEYKA